The window TGATGGATAGTGCCTAGTTTCTCAAGCATTTCATCGGAGGTATGAAATTTCAAAATCATATTTCCAAGTAGCTCATAGCTAGTTGTCGGAGGTGAAAGGTAATCCCCTGGATTGACGAATAGTTCATATTCAACAACATGCTTTTTCAAAAATTCTTCGCTTATGTCGAGTCCATTAAATTGACCTGAATGTTCCTGGTTTACTAGTACATAATCCGCCCAATAGCCCTTTACTTCCTGCATTTCTAAATCACTGCAGTCTTCGCCTAAAGACGCTCTAATGGTATATTCAATCAAATCAATCCCAGTAGCATATTGGACGATTTTAGAATTACACCCTCCACCATTCCGGGGAGCAATTTCGATGATATAGACATTTTCATCCTTATCGATGCGGATATCGAAATTTAATGCACTCGTCTTCATCTCTAATAGAGTTAGGAGCCTTTGAATTTCATCATGTATTTTTTGATGTATCCGCTCATCTCTCAAATAAGGCCAGCTCGCCATAATTGAGATAAACGGATTCCGGTGATCTGTAGAAAATTGCTCATTTGAAAAACAACGAAAAACAAGTTGTCCATCCACAGTAAATCCTTCTCCACCAATATGAGGACCATCGTTTTCAATATATTCTTCCATGATAAAGCGTTTCACTTTGGAGAAATTTAGGGCATGCTCAACTTTTTCCTCCAACAAATCAATCGAGTCAATCATTGATATGCCTCTGCTGCCAGATGAATCTACCGGTTTGATCATTACCGGCAATTTAAATTGATGGAAATCCTTTTTTGCCTCTTCAAAGGAATAGAAACCCTTTGCTTTTGGCACGTTAAAACCGTTTTCCCTCTGGAATTCTCTAAACCTATCTTTATTGGTCAAAAGTTCAACGGCTTTATAGGGATTTGTAGGTAAATCTAACATTTCTGCCACGTACGCGGCAGTTTGGGCACCAGAGTCTGCTCCATAGCAAACGATTCCATCCACCTTTAGGGCTTCTGCTAACTTTAATACGTCCAGTTTGTCTGACGTACTAATACTATAGAATTCATGTGCATATAGCTCTCCGGGAACATTCGAAGAAATATCGCAAAGTATAACATAATGACCAAGCTCCTTTGCTTTTTTTATGGCGGGCACCTGAAGTTGACTGCCGCCAAGCATTAAAAGTTTTTTCAATATACCACCTCATTTTTACTATGACCCAAAACATTCGGTACTGAAATTAAGCATATTACTTAAATCGGCTATACTATTCTATTGCCTACGAACCGAAAAAATGAGTACTAAGTTGTGAATTTTGGATACAACTCCTAGTTATAAAGGTAAGTGTGATTTGAAAAAAGTAAAAGAAATTATTGCAGAAATATGTAGCCGAATATAATAAATTTTGTAAACAAAATGATACGCATTTAGTTCTAACG is drawn from Lysinibacillus sp. SGAir0095 and contains these coding sequences:
- a CDS encoding ATP-grasp domain-containing protein produces the protein MKKLLMLGGSQLQVPAIKKAKELGHYVILCDISSNVPGELYAHEFYSISTSDKLDVLKLAEALKVDGIVCYGADSGAQTAAYVAEMLDLPTNPYKAVELLTNKDRFREFQRENGFNVPKAKGFYSFEEAKKDFHQFKLPVMIKPVDSSGSRGISMIDSIDLLEEKVEHALNFSKVKRFIMEEYIENDGPHIGGEGFTVDGQLVFRCFSNEQFSTDHRNPFISIMASWPYLRDERIHQKIHDEIQRLLTLLEMKTSALNFDIRIDKDENVYIIEIAPRNGGGCNSKIVQYATGIDLIEYTIRASLGEDCSDLEMQEVKGYWADYVLVNQEHSGQFNGLDISEEFLKKHVVEYELFVNPGDYLSPPTTSYELLGNMILKFHTSDEMLEKLGTIHHDIKIKINDSM